ACCCCAGAAATCATCGAGCAGCCGAGCAACCGCGTCGATCTCGTCTTCACGATCAACGAAGGCGCCAAGACCGGCGTGAAGTCGATCGAGTTCATCGGCAACAGCGCCTTCTCCGCGGCGCGCCTTCGCGACGTGATCAAGACCCATGAGAGCAATCTGCTGAGCTTCCTCAGCAGCGGCGATGTCTACGACCCCGACCGCGTCGAGGCCGACCGCGACCTGATCCGCCGGTTCTACCTGAAGAACGGATTCGCCGACGCGCAGGTGGTGGCGGCGTTGACCGAATACGATCCCGACAAGAAGGGATTTCTCGTCAGCTTCAAGATCGAGGAGGGCCAGAAATACCGCGTCGGCACGGTCGAGTTCCGTTCCAGCATCGCCAATTTCGATGCGAACGTGCTGCGCAGCTTCTCGCGCGTCAATGTCGGCTCGCTCTACAATGTCGAGATGGTCGAGAAATCGACCGAGGAAATGCAGATCGAGGCCTCGCGCCGCGGCTATGCCTTCGCCGTGGTGCGGCCGAGCGGTGACCGCAATTTCGAGGCGCACACCGTCTCGGTCGTGTTCAACGTCGACGAGGGGCCGCGCACCTATATCGAGCGCATCAATCTGCGCGGCAACACCCGCACGCGCGACTACGTGATCCGCCGCGAATTCGACCTCTCCGAGGGCGATGCCTACAACCGTGCGCTGGTCGACCGTGCCGAGCGGCGGCTGAAGAACCTCGATTATTTCAAGAGCGTCAAGATTACCACGGAGCCGGGCTCCTCCAGCGACCGTGTGATCCTGATCGTCGACATGGAGGAGAAATCGACCGGTGATTTCTCGATATCGGGCGGCTACTCCACCACCGACGGCGCACTCGCCGAAGTCTCGGTCTCCGAGCGCAACCTGTTCGGCAAGGGGCTCTATGCCAAGGCGTCGGTGACCTACGGCCAGTACGCCCGCGGTGTGTCGCTGTCTTTCGTCGAGCCATATTTGCTCGACCAACGGATCGCGCTCGGATTGGACACCTACTATCGCCAGCAATTGGCGAACAGCTATACGAGTTATGGCGTGACGACGTTAGGCTTCTCGCCGCGCCTGGGCTTCGCGCTACGCGAGGATTTGTCGCTTCAGCTCCGCTACTCGCTTTATCAGCAGAGCATCACGCTCGCCAGCGCTTACAACAATTGCAACAACAACGCAGCCAATACGTCGCTGGCGTTCAACCCGACGCCGGCCTATATCCAGAGCGTGCTCGGCGGGGTTGATCCCACCAATTCAACGAGTTCGGGTTACTACGGCTATGGTTGTTATGCTGACGGCGAATCCAGCCTGCCGGTCCGAAAGGAATTGGCGAATGGTCCGACCTTGACGTCGGCGCTGGGCTACACGCTCACCTACAACACGCTCGACAACACCAAGAACCCGACCGATGGGCTGCTCGTCGACTTCAAGCAGGATTTTGCCGGGGTGGGCGGCGACGTCACCTATCTGAAGACCGCACTCGACACCAAATACTACACGCCGCTGGTGTCCGAGATCGTCAGCGTGATCCATCTGCAGGGCGGCGTTCTCAACAAGATCGGCAACAACGATCTGCGCATGCTGGATCACTTCCAGATGGGCCCGAACCTCGTGCGCGGCTTCGCCTCCAACGGCATCGGTCCGCGGGACATCACCTATCTGAGCTACGGCGCCACCGGCGATGCGCTCGGCGGCACGAAATACTGGGGGGCGTCGATGGAATTGCAGATGCCGTTCTGGTTCCTGCCCAAGGAAGTCGGTCTGAAGGGCGCGGTCTACGCCGATGCCGGCTCGCTCTGGGGCTATCAGGGGCCAACCTCGTGGGCGGCGACAGGCGAGGTCAGCACCAAGGCTTGTCCGACCTGCGGGCTGCAATATGACGACAGCAGCGTGGTGAGATCGTCGGTCGGCGTCGGACTGATCTGGGCCTCGCCGTTCGGCCCGCTGCGCTTCGACTACGCCGTGCCGCTGACGAAGGGCAAGTATGACGTCGTGCAGGAGTTCAGGTTCGGCGGCGGGACGTCGTTCTAGCCGGCAAGTATCCGCCGGCAGGCGTCGACGAAGACCTGCGCGCCGGTGACGATGTCGGCATCGGCAGTGTTCTCGGTCCAGTGATGGCTGATGCCGCCGATCGAGGGCACGAACAGCATGCCCGCGGGCATGATGGTCGCGAGCATTTGCGCGTCGTGGCCGGCGCCGCTCGGCATGCGCAGCGATCGTCCACCGGCAAGCGTCTTGCTCGCGGCCTCGATCGCGTCCTGAAAGCCGGCGTTCATCATGGCGGGGGCGCCGGTACGGATTTTTTCCACGGTGACGGAGCAGGGGCCCCTTGCGGCGGCATCTGCCGCCATCGTTCGCAGCAGTTCCTCCAGCCGCGCGATCACGGCGGGGTTGTCGTCACGAATCTGGAACAGCATCTCGGCACCGCCGGGAATGATGCTCGGCGCGCCCGGATCGAGCGTGATGCGGCCCGTGGTCCATACCGTGCGCGATCCACATGCGGCCGGAAAGCGCTCGTCGATCGCCACGCAGAACTTCGCCAGCGCAAGGCCCGCATCCTTGCGCACGGCCATGCGCGTGGTGCCGGCGTGATTCTGCTCGCCCGTGAAGGTGATGCGGTACTGCCAGATGCCGACGATGGAGGTCACGACGCCGATCGCGAGCTGGCCGCTCTCGAGCGTGTCGCCCTGCTCGATATGTGCCTCGAGATAGCCGACGTGTCGTCCCGGCTCGGCGGTGACGCGCGGGCGTCCGGCGAGCCCCATCTCAAGAAGCGCGTCGCGCATGGTGCGGCCGCTGGTGCGGTCACGCGCGGTGTCGATCTCGGCCTCGCTCACCTGCCCGACAAAAGAGCGCGAGCCGAGGAAGCTGCCGAAATGACCTTCCTCGTCACACCATGCGGCGACTTCGACCGCGCCCTTCACGGTCGGATCAGTATTGAGCACGCGCGCCGCCTCGAGCGCATAGACGACGCCGAGCGGGCCATCGAGCCAGCCGGCGTAGTTCTGGCTTTCGAGGTGTGATCCGGCCAGCAGCTTCGGCCCAGGCTTGGCGCTGGTGCCGACGATGTTGCCGATGCCGTCG
The genomic region above belongs to Bradyrhizobium sp. CCBAU 53338 and contains:
- a CDS encoding Zn-dependent hydrolase; this encodes MPDTKPHANGERVLADLNALRALGAYKTGVHKPTFSEPHKQSLDWLVRKLPEAGLTGAIDGIGNIVGTSAKPGPKLLAGSHLESQNYAGWLDGPLGVVYALEAARVLNTDPTVKGAVEVAAWCDEEGHFGSFLGSRSFVGQVSEAEIDTARDRTSGRTMRDALLEMGLAGRPRVTAEPGRHVGYLEAHIEQGDTLESGQLAIGVVTSIVGIWQYRITFTGEQNHAGTTRMAVRKDAGLALAKFCVAIDERFPAACGSRTVWTTGRITLDPGAPSIIPGGAEMLFQIRDDNPAVIARLEELLRTMAADAAARGPCSVTVEKIRTGAPAMMNAGFQDAIEAASKTLAGGRSLRMPSGAGHDAQMLATIMPAGMLFVPSIGGISHHWTENTADADIVTGAQVFVDACRRILAG
- the bamA gene encoding outer membrane protein assembly factor BamA, producing the protein MSFLRAWLVAAVVGGVSIATSLTAVLLPQPAAAAQATDAIVVEGNRRVEAETVRSYFRADANGRFDQVALDDGLKALVETGLFQDVKVNRVGGHVVVSVVENAVIGRVAFEGNKKIKDEQLTAEVQSKPRGTFSRAMVQSDTLRIAEIYRRSGRYDVRVTPEIIEQPSNRVDLVFTINEGAKTGVKSIEFIGNSAFSAARLRDVIKTHESNLLSFLSSGDVYDPDRVEADRDLIRRFYLKNGFADAQVVAALTEYDPDKKGFLVSFKIEEGQKYRVGTVEFRSSIANFDANVLRSFSRVNVGSLYNVEMVEKSTEEMQIEASRRGYAFAVVRPSGDRNFEAHTVSVVFNVDEGPRTYIERINLRGNTRTRDYVIRREFDLSEGDAYNRALVDRAERRLKNLDYFKSVKITTEPGSSSDRVILIVDMEEKSTGDFSISGGYSTTDGALAEVSVSERNLFGKGLYAKASVTYGQYARGVSLSFVEPYLLDQRIALGLDTYYRQQLANSYTSYGVTTLGFSPRLGFALREDLSLQLRYSLYQQSITLASAYNNCNNNAANTSLAFNPTPAYIQSVLGGVDPTNSTSSGYYGYGCYADGESSLPVRKELANGPTLTSALGYTLTYNTLDNTKNPTDGLLVDFKQDFAGVGGDVTYLKTALDTKYYTPLVSEIVSVIHLQGGVLNKIGNNDLRMLDHFQMGPNLVRGFASNGIGPRDITYLSYGATGDALGGTKYWGASMELQMPFWFLPKEVGLKGAVYADAGSLWGYQGPTSWAATGEVSTKACPTCGLQYDDSSVVRSSVGVGLIWASPFGPLRFDYAVPLTKGKYDVVQEFRFGGGTSF